In Callithrix jacchus isolate 240 chromosome 18, calJac240_pri, whole genome shotgun sequence, one DNA window encodes the following:
- the S100A5 gene encoding LOW QUALITY PROTEIN: protein S100-A5 (The sequence of the model RefSeq protein was modified relative to this genomic sequence to represent the inferred CDS: substituted 1 base at 1 genomic stop codon): protein METPLEKALTTMVTTFHKYSGREGSKLTLSRKELKELIEQELCLGEKMKESSIDDLMKSLDKNSDREIDFKEYXVFLTTLCMAYNDFFLEDSK from the exons ATGGAGACCCCTCTGGAGAAGGCCCTGACCACTATGGTGACCACGTTTCACAAATACTCAGGGAGAGAGGGTAGCAAACTGACTTTGAGTAGGAAGGAACTCAAGGAGCTGATCGAGCAAGAGCTGTGTCTTGGGGAG AAGATGAAGGAGAGCAGCATCGATGACTTGATGAAGAGCCTGGACAAGAACAGCGACCGGGAGATCGACTTCAAGGAGTACTAGGTGTTCCTGACCACGCTGTGTATGGCCTACAATGACTTCTTCCTGGAGGACAGCAAGTGA
- the S100A4 gene encoding protein S100-A4 isoform X1: MPWPPESSRRAWGQHWDPRPPFLSLSLGVFERGPPKFLLGLSALDQILTAVMACPLEKALDVMVSTFHKYSGKEGDKFKLNKSELKELLTQELPSFLRKRTDEAAFQKLMSNLDSNRDNEVDFQEYCVFLSCIAMMCNESFEGFPDKQPRKK; the protein is encoded by the exons ATGCCGTGGCCTCCAGAGTCCAGCAGGAGGGCGTGGGGCCAACACTGGGACCCCcgtcctcccttcctctctctttctctgggggTCTTTGAGAGAGGGCCGCCTAAGTTTCTCCTGGGACTCAGTGCTCTTGATCAG ATCCTGACGGCTGTCATGGCGTGCCCCCTGGAGAAGGCCCTGGATGTGATGGTGTCCACCTTCCACAAGTACTCAGGCAAAGAGGGTGACAAGTTCAAGCTCAACAAGTCAGAGCTAAAGGAGCTGCTGACCCAGGAGCTGCCCAGCTTCTTGAGG AAAAGGACAGATGAAGCCGCGTTCCAGAAGCTGATGAGCAACCTGGACAGCAATAGGGACAACGAGGTGGACTTCCAGGAGTACTGCGTCTTCCTGTCCTGCATCGCCATGATGTGTAATGAATCCTTTGAAGGCTTCCCAGATAAGCAGcccaggaagaaatga
- the S100A4 gene encoding protein S100-A4 isoform X2 → MACPLEKALDVMVSTFHKYSGKEGDKFKLNKSELKELLTQELPSFLRKRTDEAAFQKLMSNLDSNRDNEVDFQEYCVFLSCIAMMCNESFEGFPDKQPRKK, encoded by the exons ATGGCGTGCCCCCTGGAGAAGGCCCTGGATGTGATGGTGTCCACCTTCCACAAGTACTCAGGCAAAGAGGGTGACAAGTTCAAGCTCAACAAGTCAGAGCTAAAGGAGCTGCTGACCCAGGAGCTGCCCAGCTTCTTGAGG AAAAGGACAGATGAAGCCGCGTTCCAGAAGCTGATGAGCAACCTGGACAGCAATAGGGACAACGAGGTGGACTTCCAGGAGTACTGCGTCTTCCTGTCCTGCATCGCCATGATGTGTAATGAATCCTTTGAAGGCTTCCCAGATAAGCAGcccaggaagaaatga
- the S100A3 gene encoding protein S100-A3 isoform X1 — protein sequence MRMARPLEQAVAAIVCTFQEYAGRCGDKHKLCQAELKELLQKELPTWTPTEFRECDYNKFMSVLDTDKDCEVDFVEYVRSLACLCLYCHEYFKDCAPEPPCPQ from the exons A TGAGGATGGCCAGGCCTCTGGAGCAGGCGGTAGCTGCCATCGTGTGCACCTTCCAGGAGTATGCCGGGCGCTGTGGGGACAAACACAAGCTCTGCCAGGCTGAGCTCAAGGAGCTGCTGCAGAAGGAGCTGCCCACCTGGACCCCG ACCGAGTTTCGGGAGTGTGACTACAACAAATTCATGAGTGTTCTGGACACCGACAAGGACTGCGAGGTGGACTTTGTGGAGTACGTGCGCTCACTggcctgtctctgtctctactgCCACGAGTACTTCAAGGACTGCGCCCCAGAGCCCCCCTGCCCCCAGTAG
- the S100A3 gene encoding protein S100-A3 isoform X2 — protein MARPLEQAVAAIVCTFQEYAGRCGDKHKLCQAELKELLQKELPTWTPTEFRECDYNKFMSVLDTDKDCEVDFVEYVRSLACLCLYCHEYFKDCAPEPPCPQ, from the exons ATGGCCAGGCCTCTGGAGCAGGCGGTAGCTGCCATCGTGTGCACCTTCCAGGAGTATGCCGGGCGCTGTGGGGACAAACACAAGCTCTGCCAGGCTGAGCTCAAGGAGCTGCTGCAGAAGGAGCTGCCCACCTGGACCCCG ACCGAGTTTCGGGAGTGTGACTACAACAAATTCATGAGTGTTCTGGACACCGACAAGGACTGCGAGGTGGACTTTGTGGAGTACGTGCGCTCACTggcctgtctctgtctctactgCCACGAGTACTTCAAGGACTGCGCCCCAGAGCCCCCCTGCCCCCAGTAG